A window of Acropora muricata isolate sample 2 chromosome 3, ASM3666990v1, whole genome shotgun sequence contains these coding sequences:
- the LOC136910805 gene encoding uncharacterized protein → MNYLLGFFLFAFLVARTHAQACDQPVPTILKLRDVSCPCNKADHAGAIKYANGKVHVCLGTEWKTLPFESNSPYGTENNPAYSCKDILDNAEPGQQHTDGVYWIRLRGGLAAFPVYCDMATGGWTMVFKIASGVSNKLVWDVYNSSVTANENVTAALNVTNQYKDHYKNRVILNWETFNAAQARVSLYKNSISQKELLFNASGTDKLNWFSVGQLISSSWPSIKTTPTNYFSIQGDCRPGACRSFFINKSYNNCPRDFGWLVGSTSSSWCNWETSAAHKFNILYSKVNPYTNWNVAENVGVADAMVVFLK, encoded by the exons ATGAATTATCTTTTGGGATTTTTCCTCTTCGCTTTTTTAGTCGCACGTACGCACGCTCAGGCCTGTGACCAACCCGTGCCGACTATTTTGAAACTCCGAGACGTCTCTTGTCCTTGCAATAAAGCGGACCACGCAGGCGCGATTAAATACGCGAATGGAAAAGTACACGTGTGCTTGGGAACTGAATGGAAAACGCTTCCGTTCGAAAGCAACTCTCCTTATGGTACAGAGAATAACCCGGCATACTCTTGTAAGGACATTCTAGATAACGCTGAACCTGGGCAACAGCACACCGATGGAGTGTACTGGATTCGTCTTAGAG GAGGTCTTGCTGCGTTTCCTGTTTACTGCGATATGGCAACAGGAG GGTGGACTATGGTGTTCAAAATAGCTAGTGGTGTCAGTAATAAGTTGGTGTGGGATGTATACAACTCTTCCGTAACAGCAAATGAGAACGTCACAGCAGCTCTTAACGTCACAAATCAGTACAAGGATCATTACAAGAATCGAGTGATattaaactgggaaacattcaATGCAGCACAG GCTCGAGTCTCGTTGTACAAAAACAGCATCAGTCAGAAAGAACTGCTTTTTAACGCATCGGGAACCGATAAACTAAACTGGTTCTCCGTCGGCCAGCTGATCTCTTCTTCATGGCCAAGCATCAAGACCACACCCACGAATTACTTCTCTATCCAAGGTGACTGTCGTCCGGGCGCCTGTCGAAGCTTTTTCATCAACAAGTCTTACAATAATTGCCCAAGAGACTTCGGCTGGCTCGTGGGCTCAACGTCCAGCTCGTGGTGCAACTGGGAAACCAGCGCTGCTCACAAGTTCAATATCTTGTACAGTAAAGTGAACCCCTACACAAACTGGAATGTTGCCG